CTTGGTGAGCTGCTGGCCAGTCAGGAGAACGTTCAAAGCTTCGTTCAGCGGTGTATTTTTTGCCATGATCGTCGCACGGGCATCCAGTTTGACATCCTTGTCAAACACGAAATTCACACCTGTGCTACGTGACAACACATCAAAAATCGCTGGTAACGGGGCCTGCTGGAACTCCAGCGTCACCAACGCATTCAAAGGCGAGTCAGGCCCAACAGTCTGCATGTCAGCCCGATGCTTTGCGCTGTTGATATCCGACAGCATCTTACGAGCCTTGGCATTGCGGGGGTTCTCTGACAAGGTCTGTCGCAGCAATTGCTTCGACTTATCGAGATTGCCTTCCTGTTTGGCTTTTTCAGCAGACGAAATGGACTGCTGATGCTTACGATCCGTATCGATCCGCCGCAGCCCCTCCTGCGCACGAGGATTGTCTGGCGACATGGCCAAGACTTCCCGGTATTTTTGCTCTGCAGCTTCGTATTGTTCATTCAATCGGCTGCTGTCAGCCTCTCTGTTCATCCGATCCGTAATCAATTCACGTTGTCGAACAAGGTAGGCCCGATATTCCTGATTGTTGGGATATTCGCTGACCACCTTGTTCAGCATGGCCATCCCTTCATCTGTCCGTCCCTGCGCAAGCAATTGCTTGGAATCAGAAAACGCCTGCTGGCCTGCACAGCCAGATAACGCCAATACAATCAGGCCGACGCCTGCTAACGGCCACTGCCTCATGGTTGAACTCCCATCGACAAAACTTGCTTCTCACCTGAGGCAAGATACGTGAAATGAATACCGGCAGCGTCCACGCTGTCGAGTCGATAACCACCAGCAACCGTTTCGCCTACATGAGCGATCAGATTCTGGCCCTGAAAATCCAGATAGATATCCAGCTGGCTGCCACGCTGCAATTTGCCTAAATAGGCAAACGGTAAAGGAGGAGGGCCTGATGGAACGGGTGGCGGAGGTGGTGGTGGCGGTGGCTGATTGGCCGGATCAACAACAGGCTCCATGTTTTTCTTGCCACTGTGGAAAGGATCAGACCCCGCCTCTCCGATGCCCGCGCGCTGCAACCAGCCGTCTGATGAAGATTGACCTTGTTTGGCAGCCCCATCGGCCGATGCTTGACTTGGCTGGGCCGGTTTACCCGAGCCCGACCTACCTGCCAGTAAATCATCATCTCCGCCCCCGCCGAACCAGAGCGAGTATCCAGTCAACAGCAGAGTCACCACCAGCAGTGTGATCAATGGTGCCTTAGACTTCATTTGGCCACCTTGTAGTAAAGGCTGAATCGCAAACGTGCTGTGACAACATCACTTTGCTCATCACGTTCGAAACGCACCTCATCCAATGCAGCATGTGGCAAGCGCTGAAGGACTTTACTCAAGAAACCTCTCAGTGCGGGGTAGTCCCCATCAAGCGGTAAACTGACCTGATAACGTTGTAATTTGAGCCCCGGCACCTCTTGTAATTGGTACTGGGATTCGACGATTGCCAGATCCGACTGCTCCGCCGCATCATTGAATATAGCCAGATCATCAGGCACGGCAGCGATGTCGGGAAAGTGCCGGTAAAAAGATGCCAGTGTCGGCATGCCCTGCTTGGTGCTGGCCTGGCGTTGCGCTTCACGCTGCGCATCTACCAATTGGCTGGATACCGATGCCGCTTCCCGCTCGGCTGGCAACACTTTGAATAACCATACCCCTAATGAGGCGACAACCAGAATCAAACCCAATCGACCAGGCCTCCCCAGCCGCTGCCAAGTGAACCGTAGCCAAAATGCCGCATTGTTCATTTTGGCCCCCACTGGGCTTGCAACTGGAAGCGCTCGACATCTGCTTCCGGATCGAGCTTTTGCTGAATCAGGTGGATCTGCCTGAGCCCAGCTTCAGAACCCAAGCGTCGCATGTAGTCATACATAGCTTGAGCGGTTTTTGCCTCACCAGCCAAACGGACTGTCCTCTGTCCGCTATCAGGCAAAATCTGGGTCAGGCGGACATCCGATGCTTCAATTTTCTCAAGCTGGCTAAATAAGATATCCCAAGGTCGGGCAAACTGGGAAGACAAGTCTTTTGCCTTGTCTCGTTCCTGCTGGTCGGGCTGAGGCTGAGTGCTATCTGGCGCACGTAGACGCCAGAGCGCACCTCGATCGGCTTCGATCTTTTGCTCAACTGATGAAACCTGCATGCTAAAGAGCGTCAGCAAAGCAACGCCGACCACACAGAGTGGCACGCCCAGCATGAGTGATCCGCTGGTCTGGCGGACAAAATCTAGTCTGACTGGTTGCATATCAACATCCGAGGCAGAATGCCCACTCCCTATCTTGCCTCGGGTCGAAACCCTTTTGTGCTGGCAGCTTTAACCAAGTGCCCGCCACATCGTCCAGAGAAGTGCGTCGATGCGCTGGGGCGGTGATGAATAATGGCTCGTCTGCTGCAAACAAGGCCATGCTGGCTTGTGCGATCATTGGCGGTAGCTTTCTTTCCCACGGTTCAGGCAAAACACGATTTTGCAAGCTATGCCATTCGCCATCGCGCATCAGCAGTAGACACAAGCGCCCTGGTTCAACCAATGCCAGTAGGCTGCTGTCGGGCAGCTCCTTGGCCAGCTTGTTGAAGACAGCAACCAACAACGGCCTGACGCTGGTCAATTTCATGGCATGACGCTTGGCAAGATCCTCCAAAGCAGCCAGCCACCGGGAATCCATGCCACTGACCAGCCGGTTCTGCTTCAATTTGGCAGGTGACAATGCCAGCGTCCATTGATTGACAACTTCACCATATTGCTCAGTCAGGAGCGCTCTTGCGTAATCTAAGCTTAGCGCATCGTCCAGCAGGTTTTGCTGCCAGGGCAGGATTTCATAGCGCACCCAGGCATTGGAAACAATCACCTCGATCTGTTTGGCCCCCGACACAGCGCTGTCAGTCAGCCAGTTATCCAGCTCATCCAGTGCAGGCACACCCTCCCGCAATGTCAATGGAAAACGGGCTGACGCAATACGCTCCCGCTTCCGGCCACGCAAGCAAACTGCACTGACATACTCCGCTTCAATCGCAATAACCACGCAGTCAGCGGATAAACGTAACACGGTTGATCTCCTGCAATGTTGTTTCCCCCCTTGCAACAGCGGCGAGTGCAACCTCTCGAAGCTGTCTGGTCCCGTTTCGACGGGCTGCTTGTTTTAATTCGCTCATGGGCGCTTTACATAAAATCAGTTCACGCAATTCATCATTTAAGCTCAGAATTTCTGCGATCGCGATACGGCCAAGATAGCCCGACCCCCGGCAGTGTGAGCACCCCTTGCCCATCCGGAATTTGAATTTGGGCAACCACTCTGGCTGAAAGCGTGACGCAATCAGCACATCTGAAGGTGGCCGATAAGGTGCTGAGCAATGTGGGCACACCCGGCGCACCAGACGCTGCCCCAGCACACCATTCAATGCGGCAACCAAGCTATATGGGTCAACTTCCATATACAAAAAGCGGCTGATTACGTCAAATACACTGTTGGCGTGAACGGTCGTCAACACCAAGTGGCCTGTCAACGCGGCCTGCACAGCAATTTGCGCTGTCTCCGGGTCACGGATTTCACCCACCATGATTTTGTCGGGATCATGACGCAACACGGATCGCAGCCCCCTGGCGAAAGTCAGGCCTTTCTTTTCATTGACAGGAATCTGCAGGATGCCCGGCAGCTGATATTCGACCGGGTCTTCAATCGTGATGATCTTATCTTCGCCATTGTTGATCTCTGATAGGGCAGCGTAGAGCGTTGTTGTCTTACCCGAACCTGTCGGCCCTGTCACCAGCAACATGCCATATGGCTCAATGGCCAAATCACGGATGATCTGTTTGGTACCCTCGTCAAAGCCCAAGCTCTCCAGACTCAAACCACTCACCTGGCTGGTGACGGCCTGTTTGTCGAGCACACGCAATACGGCATCTTCACCATGGATACTGGGCATGACAGATACCCGGAAATCCACTTCCCGCCCCAGGATCATGGCCTTGAAGCGGCCATCCTGTGGGACGCGACGCTCAGCAATATCCAATTCTGACATCACTTTCAGGCGGGAAATCACCTGCTCTGCCAGCTCCACACCGGCAATCTTGTTGATATGGCTCAGGACACCGTCAATACGGTATTTGATGGCCAGCCCCTCAGGCTCACTCTCCAGGTGGATATCGCTGGCACCACTTTTCAGCGCATCATAAAGCGTCGAATTCACCAATCTGACTGCAGCACCCGACTCTTCAGCGATGCTCTGCAGTGAGATCACTTCAACATGCTCACCCCGCTTGCCACCACCTTGCTGAGAAGGAAGCACCCCATCGATTGCCCGGCGTCCATCTTCAAGCGTAGCGAAACGCTCCGCCAATTTTTCGCCATCAGTCAAAGCAAGCTGGTACGCACCATCCAGCTTATGCTCCAACCAAGACATCAAGCCAGGCTGTAGTGGGTCGGCAACGATTGCGACAATCCGGTCTTTTCTGCGAACCGGCAGGCATTGTCTGGCCAACGCTTCAGTGAAGGGCAATTTGCTGAAGTCTGGCTCCAGCTCGTCCAGTTTTGTGGCAGGAACCTGAGGAATACGCAGCGTCTGAGCCAATGCGTAGCGCACCACTTCAGGTGATTGCTGTGATTTTTCAACCAAGATGTCCAGCAAATGCTTACCTTCTGACTCAGCTTGTTGGCGGGCTTGCTGAAGCTCAGTAGGAGAAAATCGAGGACGCATCAGATCAGAGGGGATTCGGGCGGTCATTTCACGCCTCCGGCAAGATCAAAAATCGGCAAGTACATCAGCAGTACCACCAGGCCGATGAATCCCCCCATGAACAGCATCAGGATTGGTTCGAACAGCTTGGTTGCCACATCGACCCAGCGGGCCAATTCATCATCATAAAAAGTTGCGACATGCTCCATCATGTCGCCCAATTGGCCGCTTTTCTCACCAACACGCAGCAACCGTAGCGCAACAGGCGTTGTCAAACCTTCTCGCTGCATGGTGTCCGCCAGGGGTTGACCTTGCTTGAGCGCCGCAATCACTTTCAACAACGGCTGCCTCAATGCCGGGCTCAACAAGTCAGCAACGCGTTCAAATGACGTTACCAATGGAATACCGCCACGCAACAACATGCCAGCCGCCCGGTAAAACCGCGCCAGCTGAAAGATTCGGAGGCGCTCGCCCAGCCATGGACTTCGCCATGCACGTGCAACCACCGCAGCACGCACAGCAGGCTGCTTGGCCACCAGCACCAGCGCAGCGATAAACATGACGACACCGATACCGGCACTAGTTTGATTTTTGTCCAGCCAGCCACCAAATGCCAGCAACCATTTGGATAAAGTTGGCAAATCAGTATTCAGGCCTTCATAAATACGGCTGAATTTGGGAACCAGATACCCCAGCAGAAACAAACAAACACCGCCCCCCACCACCAGCAGGATGGCTGGGTAGATAGCCGCGCTGACCAAGCGCTTGCGAAGCGTCTCGACCTGTTCTTGATAATTGATGTATCGGATGATCGATTTGTGGAGCTCACCGGTATGCTCACTGGCACGGACCGTAGCCACAAACAACTCAGGAAAGATGTCAGGCCGAGCAGACATACACTGAGACAATGTCTGCCCTTGAAACAGTGAGTTCTTCACACCATCCAGAATGGACTTGATCGCAGGACGGTGTTCCTTTTCACTCAATGTCTCGATTGCTTCCGTCACCGGGAGCCCGGCCACCAGCAGGGCCGTAAGCTCCCGACAGAACAATAGCAAGTCAAACTTGGGTGCTCTTGATAACGCAAATCCCCCCCCCTGAGCCTTGCTTTCGATTGAAAGCAGCTTCAGCCCGCGCGATTCAACGCCGCGCCGCGCATCTTCCATACTGGTTGCATCAATGCTCAGACGCACCAACCTGCGTTGGGCATCCAGGGCGCTGATTTCAAAACGCTGACTCATGGGAAGTGGACCAGATGCTATTTAATTGCGAAGGTCGGCATCATCACCTGCCCCACCGGGGCGACCATCTTTACCTAGCGAGATAATATCGAATTCGCGTCCGTTCTCTCCTGGGCTACGATACTGGTATGGGTGTCCCCATGGGTCCATCGGCACGTCTTTCTTCAGATAGGGGCCACGCCAGCCTTGCTCATCATTGGGGGCTTGCATCAATGCAGCCAAACCTTGCTCGTTCCGAGGGAAATGCCCTGTATCCAGACGATAGGCTTCGATTGCTTTTGACAGCGCATCGATTTGAGCTCTGGCAGTTGTCACCTCCGACTTACCCAGGTTTTTGAACAAGTTTGGACCGACGACCCCCACCAACAGGCCGATGATCACCAATGCAATCAACAGCTCAAGCAAGGTAAAGCCTTGATATTTTTTTAATTTCATCACATGCCAACTTAGTGAAAAGGTTTATCCGAATATAACCACTATAATACCAGAAAAATCATTTAGCATATTGCCATGCTGCGTGACGCCCCGACCGAATCCCACTCGCAAGCAGACTCGCTCAACCCAAACTGTACCAACTTCTTACGGTTTCGGAAGCAAAAATTCCATCACCAAATTGATTGGTTGCTGAAACACAGTCTCAGACTGGCACAAACCAACTACATCATCGGTTCGACAGTCAGTAGATTTCGAGTTCCCTTGTTTAACAACCTTATAGGATGGTGCCAAAACATGTAATTTGAGCCTACCTTTACCTGCCGGCAAAAACACGAGCTGGCTGTCGATGGCTTCTACATGCAGGCTGATATCTCCGTCCTCTCCATTAGGCAGGTAGAGGTCTGCATACCGAAATGCTTCTTGCAATGCCGCCGGCTGGTATCGTTTGTTCAGCGATGACTTGAAAGAGAGATAGGCCTCCACACCATTCTGCTCAACATGCAGTGCATGATAGTCGGCGTGTTGATCGCAAGACTGACCTGACGGGCATTTCAACGTCAGTGGCTTTCGAGTCTCCACCAACGAAATCTGCTTTACATCGTCGCTTGCCACCTGTTTGGCAGGCTTGCGCGTAGCATGCCCATTTTCACAAGCCATCGCCGTTGCAGCTTGCAAGATGCAGCACAGCATCAAAAATAATTTCGACATATTCGTGTATTCACAGCGTACCAAGTCCGAATTCTAATCCATTTGGCATTCGATTGTCATAAAAGACCACAAGTTCCGGCCAAGATTGCTGTTTTCAATTTTTTCTGCCAACTTTGTCACTGGCGCTCCATAACGAAGCAAGCCCCCAAGCAACTGTCACATCAATCGCTTGGGGGCCAGAGTTCAACTAATCAGTCTGAGATATCGAACAGCTCAGTAGAACGACCGTCTCACAAACGTCCATTTCAAGCCATCACCCGAGCCATTTGCTTGTTGGACTGCGGGCGTACCATCCAGACCTGCCGTGATGCCCATCGGTAATCCACTGGCACGGGATACCAACTGATATGCGACACCATCAACTGCAACTGGGCACCATTGCTGGTTGATTCCGCGATGCAGGGGATAAGCAATGACCTCACCACCAACCTTATGCATTGTTGCGCTGTTTACATCTAGCGCCAGACCAGTAGCTTTGGAGGTTACATAGAAGAACCCTTCTGCATTCCGCTCCAGCTTCCACTTTGTCGCGCCATCATCATTCCACACAATCACGGGAGAGTGTGAAACATCCCCAGCCGGTACTAGGTTTGAGCCACTCAACTTGTTCACGATGGAAACCTCACCCGACAG
This sequence is a window from Chitinivorax tropicus. Protein-coding genes within it:
- a CDS encoding type II secretion system F family protein, which encodes MSQRFEISALDAQRRLVRLSIDATSMEDARRGVESRGLKLLSIESKAQGGGFALSRAPKFDLLLFCRELTALLVAGLPVTEAIETLSEKEHRPAIKSILDGVKNSLFQGQTLSQCMSARPDIFPELFVATVRASEHTGELHKSIIRYINYQEQVETLRKRLVSAAIYPAILLVVGGGVCLFLLGYLVPKFSRIYEGLNTDLPTLSKWLLAFGGWLDKNQTSAGIGVVMFIAALVLVAKQPAVRAAVVARAWRSPWLGERLRIFQLARFYRAAGMLLRGGIPLVTSFERVADLLSPALRQPLLKVIAALKQGQPLADTMQREGLTTPVALRLLRVGEKSGQLGDMMEHVATFYDDELARWVDVATKLFEPILMLFMGGFIGLVVLLMYLPIFDLAGGVK
- a CDS encoding GspE/PulE family protein, whose product is MTARIPSDLMRPRFSPTELQQARQQAESEGKHLLDILVEKSQQSPEVVRYALAQTLRIPQVPATKLDELEPDFSKLPFTEALARQCLPVRRKDRIVAIVADPLQPGLMSWLEHKLDGAYQLALTDGEKLAERFATLEDGRRAIDGVLPSQQGGGKRGEHVEVISLQSIAEESGAAVRLVNSTLYDALKSGASDIHLESEPEGLAIKYRIDGVLSHINKIAGVELAEQVISRLKVMSELDIAERRVPQDGRFKAMILGREVDFRVSVMPSIHGEDAVLRVLDKQAVTSQVSGLSLESLGFDEGTKQIIRDLAIEPYGMLLVTGPTGSGKTTTLYAALSEINNGEDKIITIEDPVEYQLPGILQIPVNEKKGLTFARGLRSVLRHDPDKIMVGEIRDPETAQIAVQAALTGHLVLTTVHANSVFDVISRFLYMEVDPYSLVAALNGVLGQRLVRRVCPHCSAPYRPPSDVLIASRFQPEWLPKFKFRMGKGCSHCRGSGYLGRIAIAEILSLNDELRELILCKAPMSELKQAARRNGTRQLREVALAAVARGETTLQEINRVTFIR
- the gspG gene encoding type II secretion system major pseudopilin GspG; amino-acid sequence: MKLKKYQGFTLLELLIALVIIGLLVGVVGPNLFKNLGKSEVTTARAQIDALSKAIEAYRLDTGHFPRNEQGLAALMQAPNDEQGWRGPYLKKDVPMDPWGHPYQYRSPGENGREFDIISLGKDGRPGGAGDDADLRN
- a CDS encoding PilN domain-containing protein is translated as MLGVPLCVVGVALLTLFSMQVSSVEQKIEADRGALWRLRAPDSTQPQPDQQERDKAKDLSSQFARPWDILFSQLEKIEASDVRLTQILPDSGQRTVRLAGEAKTAQAMYDYMRRLGSEAGLRQIHLIQQKLDPEADVERFQLQAQWGPK